Proteins encoded together in one Luteimonas fraxinea window:
- the prmC gene encoding peptide chain release factor N(5)-glutamine methyltransferase, whose amino-acid sequence MITNPSPALDALLRDAAARIDATDARWLLAHAAGRSQTWLYAHARDPAPDGVAARFELLVARRAAGEPVAYLTGVRGFFGLDLAVTPATLIPRPETELLVELALAQLPAENARLVDLGTGSGAIALAIARERPDAAVLATDASVEALAVARANAQALAVSNVRFAHGDWYAPLAGTHFDVIASNPPYIEDADPHLAQGDLRFEPASALSSGADGLDAIRVLAAGALAHLAPGGWLLVEHGFAQGAAVRALFEHAGLVEVATERDLEARDRVTLGRAPGLQRAG is encoded by the coding sequence ATGATTACGAATCCGAGTCCCGCGTTGGATGCATTGCTGCGCGACGCCGCCGCCCGCATCGACGCGACCGACGCGCGCTGGCTGCTCGCACATGCCGCCGGGCGCTCGCAGACCTGGCTGTACGCGCACGCACGCGATCCCGCGCCTGACGGCGTGGCCGCACGTTTCGAGTTGCTGGTCGCGCGCCGCGCCGCGGGCGAGCCGGTCGCCTATCTCACCGGTGTGCGCGGTTTCTTCGGGCTGGATCTGGCGGTGACGCCGGCGACGCTGATTCCGCGGCCGGAAACCGAACTGCTGGTCGAACTGGCGCTGGCGCAGCTGCCTGCCGAAAACGCACGACTCGTGGATCTCGGCACCGGCAGCGGCGCGATCGCTCTGGCGATCGCACGCGAACGACCCGACGCAGCGGTGCTGGCGACCGATGCCAGCGTGGAGGCACTCGCAGTCGCCCGTGCGAATGCGCAGGCGCTGGCGGTGTCGAACGTGCGCTTCGCCCACGGCGACTGGTACGCGCCGCTGGCCGGCACGCACTTCGACGTGATCGCCAGCAATCCGCCCTACATCGAAGATGCCGACCCGCATCTGGCGCAGGGCGATCTGCGCTTCGAACCGGCCTCGGCGCTGTCGTCCGGTGCCGATGGTCTGGACGCGATCCGCGTTCTCGCCGCGGGTGCGCTTGCGCACCTCGCGCCGGGCGGCTGGTTGTTGGTCGAACACGGTTTCGCACAGGGCGCGGCGGTACGCGCGCTGTTCGAACATGCGGGCCTTGTCGAGGTCGCGACCGAGCGCGATCTGGAGGCGCGGGATCGCGTGACGCTGGGCCGTGCGCCCGGGCTCCAAAGGGCCGGCTGA
- a CDS encoding alpha/beta hydrolase — protein sequence MRRSIHACVAATLALLVSGCQSAFFGFVNRDSTQPDATAVYDTTRGLALDIYRPQNAAPDTPVVLFFYGGSWQYGTRAQYRFVGSRLAQNGVVAIVADYRTWPAAGFPAFMGDAAHAVRWTVDHAAEYGGDPNRVFIAGHSAGAQIAALLGTDARHLAAVELKPKDLAGVIGLSGPYDFVISGKLEEIFGPRSQWPEAMAVRFVDGDEPPFLLIHGDGDRTVDVGNSRKLDFALRRKGVDSTLEIVSGGNHFVTAAAFYDPERAPEVLPAIRTFIGLDPTEAE from the coding sequence ATGCGCCGTTCAATCCACGCCTGTGTCGCCGCCACGCTTGCCCTGCTGGTCTCGGGCTGTCAGAGCGCGTTTTTCGGCTTCGTCAATCGCGACAGCACACAGCCGGATGCCACTGCGGTCTACGACACCACGCGCGGTCTAGCGCTCGACATCTACCGCCCGCAGAACGCCGCGCCCGATACGCCGGTGGTGCTGTTCTTCTACGGCGGCTCCTGGCAGTACGGCACGCGCGCGCAGTACCGCTTCGTCGGCAGCCGCCTGGCGCAGAACGGTGTGGTGGCGATCGTCGCGGATTACCGCACCTGGCCGGCCGCCGGCTTCCCGGCCTTCATGGGCGATGCCGCGCACGCGGTGCGCTGGACCGTCGACCACGCTGCCGAATACGGCGGCGACCCGAACCGTGTGTTCATTGCAGGCCATTCGGCCGGCGCGCAGATCGCCGCGCTGCTTGGCACGGACGCACGGCACCTGGCCGCGGTCGAACTCAAGCCGAAGGATCTGGCCGGCGTGATCGGCCTGTCGGGCCCCTACGACTTCGTCATCAGCGGCAAGCTCGAGGAGATCTTCGGCCCGCGCAGCCAGTGGCCCGAGGCCATGGCGGTGCGGTTCGTCGACGGCGACGAGCCGCCGTTCCTGCTGATCCATGGCGACGGCGACCGCACGGTCGATGTCGGCAACAGCCGCAAGCTGGACTTCGCGCTGCGCCGAAAAGGCGTGGACTCGACGCTGGAAATCGTCTCGGGCGGCAACCACTTCGTCACCGCCGCCGCGTTCTATGACCCGGAGCGCGCGCCCGAGGTACTGCCGGCGATCCGGACGTTCATCGGTCTGGATCCGACCGAAGCCGAATAG
- the ahpC gene encoding alkyl hydroperoxide reductase subunit C, translating into MSLINTEVQPFKTTAFQNGEFIEVSNESLKGKWSVLIFMPAAFTFNCPTEVEDAADNYAEFQKLGAEVYIVTTDTHFSHKVWHETSPAVGKAQFPLVGDPTHQLTRAFGVHIEEAGLALRGTFVINPDGVIKTLEIHDNAIARDVSETLRKLKAAQYVAANPNEVCPAKWKDGEKTIAPSLDLVGKI; encoded by the coding sequence ATGTCCCTCATCAACACCGAAGTCCAGCCGTTCAAGACCACCGCATTCCAGAACGGCGAGTTCATCGAAGTCAGCAACGAGAGCCTCAAGGGCAAGTGGTCGGTCCTGATCTTCATGCCGGCTGCCTTCACCTTCAATTGCCCGACCGAAGTCGAAGACGCCGCCGACAACTACGCCGAGTTCCAGAAGCTGGGCGCCGAGGTCTACATCGTCACCACCGACACGCATTTCTCGCACAAGGTGTGGCACGAGACCTCGCCGGCCGTCGGCAAGGCGCAGTTCCCGCTGGTCGGCGATCCGACCCACCAGCTGACCCGCGCGTTCGGCGTGCACATCGAAGAAGCCGGCCTCGCCCTGCGCGGCACCTTCGTGATCAACCCGGACGGCGTGATCAAGACTCTCGAGATCCATGACAATGCGATCGCCCGTGATGTCAGCGAGACCCTGCGCAAGCTCAAGGCTGCCCAGTACGTCGCCGCCAACCCGAACGAGGTCTGCCCGGCCAAGTGGAAGGACGGCGAGAAGACCATCGCCCCGTCGCTCGACCTGGTCGGCAAGATCTGA
- the ahpF gene encoding alkyl hydroperoxide reductase subunit F produces MLEADLKAQLKAYLERAVRPIHIVASVDDGAKSRELLSLLEDLKDASPKITVDAAGTDARKPSFALTSPGTDIDVRFAGLPMGHEFTSLVLALLQVGGHPSKAAKDTIEQVAALDGDYLFETYYSLSCQNCPDVVQALNLAAVLNPRIRHVAIDGALFQSEVEAREIMSVPTVFLNGQKFDQGRMTLEQIVAKLDTGAAKREASKIAAKKPFDVLVVGGGPAGAAAAIYAARKGIRTGVASERFGGQVLDTMAIENFISVKETEGPKMAAALEQHVREYDVDVMDLQRATQLVPAGDDGLVEIKLENGAALKSRTVVLSTGARWRQMGVPGEDQYRNKGVAYCPHCDGPLFKGKRVAVIGGGNSGVEAAIDLAGIVAHVTLIEYDAQLRADEVLQRKVRSLPNVRIVTSAQTTEVLGDGAKVNALVYRDRIGGDSHRVELEGVFVQIGLLPNTEWLNGVVALSPRGEIIVDDRGQTSVPGVFAAGDATTVPYKQIVIAMGQGATAALGAFDHLIRVPVVETAEAEAA; encoded by the coding sequence ATGTTGGAAGCCGATCTCAAGGCGCAGTTGAAGGCCTATCTGGAGCGCGCGGTGCGCCCGATCCACATCGTCGCCTCGGTCGACGACGGCGCGAAGTCGCGCGAGCTGCTGTCGCTGCTCGAAGACCTCAAGGATGCGAGCCCGAAGATCACCGTCGACGCCGCCGGCACCGACGCGCGCAAGCCGTCGTTCGCGCTGACCTCGCCGGGCACCGACATCGACGTGCGCTTCGCCGGCCTGCCAATGGGTCACGAGTTCACGTCGCTGGTGCTGGCGCTGCTGCAGGTCGGCGGTCATCCGTCGAAGGCGGCCAAGGACACGATCGAGCAGGTCGCGGCGCTCGATGGCGATTACCTGTTCGAAACCTATTACTCGCTGTCGTGCCAGAACTGCCCGGACGTGGTGCAGGCGTTGAACCTTGCCGCCGTGCTGAATCCGCGCATTCGCCACGTGGCGATCGACGGCGCGCTGTTCCAGTCGGAAGTCGAGGCGCGCGAGATCATGTCGGTGCCGACGGTGTTCCTCAACGGCCAGAAGTTCGACCAAGGCCGCATGACGCTGGAGCAGATCGTCGCCAAGCTCGACACCGGCGCGGCCAAGCGCGAAGCGTCGAAGATCGCAGCGAAGAAGCCCTTCGACGTGCTCGTCGTCGGCGGCGGTCCGGCCGGCGCGGCGGCGGCGATCTACGCCGCGCGCAAGGGCATCCGCACCGGCGTGGCCTCCGAGCGTTTCGGCGGCCAGGTGCTGGACACGATGGCGATCGAGAACTTCATCTCCGTCAAGGAAACCGAAGGCCCGAAGATGGCGGCCGCGCTCGAGCAGCACGTGCGCGAGTACGACGTCGACGTCATGGATCTGCAGCGCGCTACACAGTTGGTGCCGGCGGGCGATGACGGCCTGGTCGAGATCAAGCTCGAGAACGGCGCGGCGCTGAAGTCGCGCACCGTGGTGCTGTCGACCGGTGCGCGCTGGCGGCAGATGGGCGTGCCCGGCGAAGACCAGTACCGCAACAAGGGCGTGGCCTATTGCCCGCATTGCGACGGCCCGCTGTTCAAGGGCAAGCGCGTGGCGGTGATCGGCGGCGGCAATTCCGGTGTCGAAGCCGCGATCGATCTGGCCGGCATCGTCGCCCACGTCACCCTGATCGAGTACGACGCGCAGCTGCGCGCCGACGAAGTGCTGCAGCGCAAGGTGCGCAGCCTGCCGAACGTGCGCATCGTGACCAGCGCGCAGACGACCGAAGTGCTCGGCGACGGCGCGAAGGTCAATGCGCTGGTCTACCGCGACCGCATCGGCGGCGACAGCCACCGTGTCGAACTGGAGGGTGTGTTCGTGCAGATCGGCCTGCTGCCCAATACCGAGTGGCTCAACGGTGTGGTCGCGCTGTCGCCGCGTGGCGAGATCATCGTCGACGACCGCGGCCAGACCTCGGTGCCCGGCGTGTTCGCTGCCGGCGATGCGACGACGGTGCCGTACAAGCAGATCGTCATCGCGATGGGCCAGGGCGCCACGGCTGCGCTCGGCGCGTTCGATCATCTGATCCGCGTGCCGGTCGTCGAGACGGCCGAGGCCGAAGCGGCGTGA
- a CDS encoding LysR substrate-binding domain-containing protein: MNLRDLRYLVALADERHFGRAAAACFVSQPTLSTQIRKLEEELGVALVERAPRKVMLTPIGVQVADRARRIVGDVEQMKALARRSMDPEAGSIRLGLFPTLGPYLLPHAVPPLRARFPQLELLLVEEKSDVLLTRLRDGRLDAAILALPVDEDALHAEFLFEEPFLLAVSDQHPLAARERLSMQELSSQKLLLLEDGHCMREQALDVCRLSGAGEHAEFRATSLETLRQMVAANVGVTLLPVLATKPPVAPSPHLRLLDFSDTRPTRRIALVWRRSSAMHAFLLELAGVLRDLPPALFEHATV; the protein is encoded by the coding sequence GTGAACCTGCGCGACCTGCGCTATCTGGTCGCGCTCGCCGACGAGCGGCATTTCGGCCGCGCCGCGGCCGCGTGTTTCGTCAGCCAGCCGACGCTGTCGACGCAGATCCGCAAGCTCGAAGAAGAACTCGGCGTCGCGCTCGTCGAACGCGCACCGCGCAAGGTAATGCTGACGCCGATCGGCGTGCAGGTCGCCGACCGCGCACGTCGCATCGTCGGCGACGTCGAACAGATGAAGGCGCTGGCCCGGCGCAGCATGGATCCCGAAGCCGGTTCGATCCGCCTCGGCCTGTTTCCGACGCTGGGCCCGTATCTGCTGCCGCACGCGGTACCGCCGCTGCGCGCGCGGTTTCCGCAGCTGGAACTGCTGCTGGTCGAAGAGAAGAGCGACGTGCTGCTGACGCGCCTGCGCGACGGTCGCCTGGATGCTGCAATCCTCGCCTTGCCGGTCGACGAGGACGCGCTGCATGCCGAGTTCCTGTTCGAGGAACCGTTCCTGCTCGCGGTGTCCGACCAGCATCCACTCGCCGCACGCGAACGCCTGAGCATGCAGGAGCTGTCGTCGCAGAAGCTGCTGCTGCTTGAGGACGGACACTGCATGCGCGAACAGGCACTGGACGTCTGTCGTCTGTCGGGCGCCGGCGAACACGCCGAGTTCCGCGCTACCAGTCTGGAAACGCTGCGGCAGATGGTCGCCGCGAATGTCGGCGTGACGTTGCTGCCGGTACTGGCGACCAAACCGCCGGTCGCGCCGTCGCCGCATCTGCGCCTGCTCGATTTCAGCGACACCCGCCCGACCCGGCGCATCGCCCTGGTCTGGCGCCGCAGCTCGGCCATGCACGCGTTTCTGCTGGAACTGGCGGGCGTGCTGCGCGATCTGCCGCCCGCGTTGTTCGAGCACGCAACCGTCTAA